One window of Mus caroli chromosome 11, CAROLI_EIJ_v1.1, whole genome shotgun sequence genomic DNA carries:
- the Gga3 gene encoding ADP-ribosylation factor-binding protein GGA3 isoform X5, with amino-acid sequence MKNCGRRLHNEVGKFRFLNELIKVVSPKYLGDRVSEKVKTKVIELLFSWTLALPEEAKIKDAYHMLKRQGIVQSDPPIPMDRTLIPSPPPRPKNPVFDDEEKSKLLARLLKSKNPDDLQEANRLIKSMVKEDEARIQKVTKRLHTLEEVNNNVKLLHEMLLHYSQECSSDADKELMKELFDRCENKRRTLFKLASETEDNDNSLGDILQASDNLSRVINSYKTIIEGQMVNGEVTTSTMPDSEGNSHCSNQGTLIDLAELDTPSSSSPALAPPTSGIPILPPPPQTSGPPRSRSSSQAEAPPGSDSTNNALSLLDEELLCLGLTDPAPTAPKESPGSSQWHLFQNEPSSDLDFFGPRPVPAASCPSDGPQLPPPVSTSSMSQAPLPAAFPAPVVPASAPTHSTGSFMFSSGPAPALAPKAEPKGPEYPSSSTSHRLDALDQLLEEAKVTSGLVKPVSCFSPGPTASPLLPASAPARTLLPFSTGPGSPLFQSQGSPQKGPELSLASVHVPLESIKPSSALPVTAYDKNGFRILFHFAKECPPGRPDVLVVVVSMLNTAPLPVKSIVLQAAVPKSMKVKLQPPSGTELSPFSPIQPPAAITQVMLLANPMKEKVRLRYKLTFALGEQLSTELGEVDQFPPVEQWGNL; translated from the exons ATGAAGAACTGTGGCAGGAGACTTCATAATGAAGTGGGGAAGTTCCGGTTTTTGAATGAATTAATCAAAGTCGTCTCTCCAAAG tacttgggagacagggtGTCTGAAAAGGTGAAGACTAAGGTCATCGAGTTGCTTTTTAGCTGGACACTGGCCTTGCCGGAAGAAGCAAAGATCAAAGATGCCTACCATATGTTGAAGAGACAAG GCATAGTGCAGTCGGACCCCCCTATCCCCATGGACAGAACGCTGATCCCTTCTCCCCCACCTCGGCCCAAAAACCCCGTTTTTGATGATGAGGAGAAATCCAAG CTTTTAGCCAGGCTGCTGAAGAGCAAGAACCCAGACGACCTGCAAGAGGCCAACAGACTCATCAAGTCCATGGTGAAGGAA gatgaggcTCGCATCCAGAAAGTGACCAAGCGCCTACACACACTGGAGGAGGTTAACAACAATGTCAAGCTGCTCCACGAGATGCTGCTTCACTACAGCCAAGAGTGCTCGTCAGACGCCGACAAGGAGCTCATGAAG GAGCTCTTTGATCGTTGTGAGAATAAGAGGCGGACGCTGTTTAAACTTGCCAGCGAGACAGAGGACAATGACAACAGTTTGG GGGACATCCTGCAGGCCAGTGACAACCTGTCCAGGGTCATCAACTCTTACAAAACAATTATTGAAGGGCAGATGGTCAATGGTGAGGTGACCACGTCAACCATGCCTGACTCTGAAG GAAACAGTCACTGCAGTAACCAAGGCACCCTCATCGACCTTGCTGAGTTGGACACCCCCAGCAGCTCATCTCCGGCGTTGGCCCCACCCACCTCAGGcatccccatcctccctccacccccccaaaCCTCCGGGCCTCCACGAAGCCGTTCATCCAGCCAGGCTGAGGCTCCCCCAGGGTCTGACAGCACGAACAATGCCCTCTCCTTGCTGGATGAGGAGCTCCTCTGCTTAG GCCTTACTGACCCCGCCCCCACTGCTCCCAAAGAGTCACCTGGAAGTAGTCAGTGGCACCTGTTCCAG AATGAACCATCATCAGATCTGGACTTCTTCGGTCCCAGGCCAGTGCCTGCGGCCTCCTGCCCCTCAGATGGACCCCAGCTCCCTCCCCCAGTTTCTACCTCAAGTATGTCCCAAGCTCCACTGCCTGCTGCCTTCCCAGCTCCTGTGGTCCCAGCCAGTGCACCAACCCACAGCACTGGCTCCTTCATGTTCTCTTCTGGACCTGCCCCAGCCTTGGCTCCAAAGGCTGAGCCCAAAGGTCCAGAATACCCCAGTTCCAGCACCTCGCACCGCCTAGATGCCCTTGATCAGCTTCTGGAAGAGGCCAAAGT AACCTCAGGCTTGGTGAAACCTGTTTCTTGCTTCTCTCCTGGGCCCACTGCCTCCCCgctgctgcctgcctctgccccagccaGAACTCTCCTGCCCTTCTCCACTGGGCCCGGAAGCCCTCTCTTCCAGTCCCAAGGCAGCCCTCAGAAAGGCCCAGAGCTCTCCTTGGCCAGTGTCCATGTGCCCCTGGAATCGATCAAGCCTA GCAGTGCCCTTCCCGTGACAGCCTATGATAAAAATGGCTTCCGCATCCTTTTCCACTTTGCTAAGGAGTGTCCGCCAGGACGGCCTGATGTGCTGGTGGTAGTGGTTTCCATGCTGAATACGGCTCCCTTGCCAGTCAAGAGCATAGTGCTGCAGGCCGCAGTGCCCAAG tcaATGAAAGTGAAGTTGCAGCCACCCTCTGGGACAGAACTTTCCCCATTTAGTCCTATCCAGCCACCTGCAGCCATCACCCAGGTCATGCTACTGGCCAATCCAATGAAG GAAAAGGTGCGGCTTCGATATAAACTGACCTTTGCTTTGGGGGAGCAGCTGAGCACAGAACTGGGTGAAGTGGACCAgtttcctcctgtggagcagtGGGGGAACCTATGA
- the Gga3 gene encoding ADP-ribosylation factor-binding protein GGA3 isoform X1, translated as MAEAEGESLESWLNKATNPSNRQEDWEYIIGFCDQINKELEGPQIAVRLLAHKIQSPQEWEAVQALTVLEACMKNCGRRLHNEVGKFRFLNELIKVVSPKYLGDRVSEKVKTKVIELLFSWTLALPEEAKIKDAYHMLKRQGIVQSDPPIPMDRTLIPSPPPRPKNPVFDDEEKSKLLARLLKSKNPDDLQEANRLIKSMVKEDEARIQKVTKRLHTLEEVNNNVKLLHEMLLHYSQECSSDADKELMKELFDRCENKRRTLFKLASETEDNDNSLGDILQASDNLSRVINSYKTIIEGQMVNGEVTTSTMPDSEGNSHCSNQGTLIDLAELDTPSSSSPALAPPTSGIPILPPPPQTSGPPRSRSSSQAEAPPGSDSTNNALSLLDEELLCLGLTDPAPTAPKESPGSSQWHLFQNEPSSDLDFFGPRPVPAASCPSDGPQLPPPVSTSSMSQAPLPAAFPAPVVPASAPTHSTGSFMFSSGPAPALAPKAEPKGPEYPSSSTSHRLDALDQLLEEAKVTSGLVKPVSCFSPGPTASPLLPASAPARTLLPFSTGPGSPLFQSQGSPQKGPELSLASVHVPLESIKPSSALPVTAYDKNGFRILFHFAKECPPGRPDVLVVVVSMLNTAPLPVKSIVLQAAVPKSMKVKLQPPSGTELSPFSPIQPPAAITQVMLLANPMKEKVRLRYKLTFALGEQLSTELGEVDQFPPVEQWGNL; from the exons aTAAAGCTACCAATCCTTCCAACCGCCAGGAAGACTGGGAATATATCATTGGTTTCTGTGATCAGATCAACAAAGAGCTTGAAGG GCCCCAGATTGCTGTGCGACTCCTGGCCCACAAGATCCAGTCTCCACAGGAATGGGAGGCAGTGCAGGCCCTCACG GTGCTGGAGGCATGTATGAAGAACTGTGGCAGGAGACTTCATAATGAAGTGGGGAAGTTCCGGTTTTTGAATGAATTAATCAAAGTCGTCTCTCCAAAG tacttgggagacagggtGTCTGAAAAGGTGAAGACTAAGGTCATCGAGTTGCTTTTTAGCTGGACACTGGCCTTGCCGGAAGAAGCAAAGATCAAAGATGCCTACCATATGTTGAAGAGACAAG GCATAGTGCAGTCGGACCCCCCTATCCCCATGGACAGAACGCTGATCCCTTCTCCCCCACCTCGGCCCAAAAACCCCGTTTTTGATGATGAGGAGAAATCCAAG CTTTTAGCCAGGCTGCTGAAGAGCAAGAACCCAGACGACCTGCAAGAGGCCAACAGACTCATCAAGTCCATGGTGAAGGAA gatgaggcTCGCATCCAGAAAGTGACCAAGCGCCTACACACACTGGAGGAGGTTAACAACAATGTCAAGCTGCTCCACGAGATGCTGCTTCACTACAGCCAAGAGTGCTCGTCAGACGCCGACAAGGAGCTCATGAAG GAGCTCTTTGATCGTTGTGAGAATAAGAGGCGGACGCTGTTTAAACTTGCCAGCGAGACAGAGGACAATGACAACAGTTTGG GGGACATCCTGCAGGCCAGTGACAACCTGTCCAGGGTCATCAACTCTTACAAAACAATTATTGAAGGGCAGATGGTCAATGGTGAGGTGACCACGTCAACCATGCCTGACTCTGAAG GAAACAGTCACTGCAGTAACCAAGGCACCCTCATCGACCTTGCTGAGTTGGACACCCCCAGCAGCTCATCTCCGGCGTTGGCCCCACCCACCTCAGGcatccccatcctccctccacccccccaaaCCTCCGGGCCTCCACGAAGCCGTTCATCCAGCCAGGCTGAGGCTCCCCCAGGGTCTGACAGCACGAACAATGCCCTCTCCTTGCTGGATGAGGAGCTCCTCTGCTTAG GCCTTACTGACCCCGCCCCCACTGCTCCCAAAGAGTCACCTGGAAGTAGTCAGTGGCACCTGTTCCAG AATGAACCATCATCAGATCTGGACTTCTTCGGTCCCAGGCCAGTGCCTGCGGCCTCCTGCCCCTCAGATGGACCCCAGCTCCCTCCCCCAGTTTCTACCTCAAGTATGTCCCAAGCTCCACTGCCTGCTGCCTTCCCAGCTCCTGTGGTCCCAGCCAGTGCACCAACCCACAGCACTGGCTCCTTCATGTTCTCTTCTGGACCTGCCCCAGCCTTGGCTCCAAAGGCTGAGCCCAAAGGTCCAGAATACCCCAGTTCCAGCACCTCGCACCGCCTAGATGCCCTTGATCAGCTTCTGGAAGAGGCCAAAGT AACCTCAGGCTTGGTGAAACCTGTTTCTTGCTTCTCTCCTGGGCCCACTGCCTCCCCgctgctgcctgcctctgccccagccaGAACTCTCCTGCCCTTCTCCACTGGGCCCGGAAGCCCTCTCTTCCAGTCCCAAGGCAGCCCTCAGAAAGGCCCAGAGCTCTCCTTGGCCAGTGTCCATGTGCCCCTGGAATCGATCAAGCCTA GCAGTGCCCTTCCCGTGACAGCCTATGATAAAAATGGCTTCCGCATCCTTTTCCACTTTGCTAAGGAGTGTCCGCCAGGACGGCCTGATGTGCTGGTGGTAGTGGTTTCCATGCTGAATACGGCTCCCTTGCCAGTCAAGAGCATAGTGCTGCAGGCCGCAGTGCCCAAG tcaATGAAAGTGAAGTTGCAGCCACCCTCTGGGACAGAACTTTCCCCATTTAGTCCTATCCAGCCACCTGCAGCCATCACCCAGGTCATGCTACTGGCCAATCCAATGAAG GAAAAGGTGCGGCTTCGATATAAACTGACCTTTGCTTTGGGGGAGCAGCTGAGCACAGAACTGGGTGAAGTGGACCAgtttcctcctgtggagcagtGGGGGAACCTATGA
- the Gga3 gene encoding ADP-ribosylation factor-binding protein GGA3 isoform X3: MGGSAGPHEALPVPVKMPCCSHSHRAEVLEACMKNCGRRLHNEVGKFRFLNELIKVVSPKYLGDRVSEKVKTKVIELLFSWTLALPEEAKIKDAYHMLKRQGIVQSDPPIPMDRTLIPSPPPRPKNPVFDDEEKSKLLARLLKSKNPDDLQEANRLIKSMVKEDEARIQKVTKRLHTLEEVNNNVKLLHEMLLHYSQECSSDADKELMKELFDRCENKRRTLFKLASETEDNDNSLGDILQASDNLSRVINSYKTIIEGQMVNGEVTTSTMPDSEGNSHCSNQGTLIDLAELDTPSSSSPALAPPTSGIPILPPPPQTSGPPRSRSSSQAEAPPGSDSTNNALSLLDEELLCLGLTDPAPTAPKESPGSSQWHLFQNEPSSDLDFFGPRPVPAASCPSDGPQLPPPVSTSSMSQAPLPAAFPAPVVPASAPTHSTGSFMFSSGPAPALAPKAEPKGPEYPSSSTSHRLDALDQLLEEAKVTSGLVKPVSCFSPGPTASPLLPASAPARTLLPFSTGPGSPLFQSQGSPQKGPELSLASVHVPLESIKPSSALPVTAYDKNGFRILFHFAKECPPGRPDVLVVVVSMLNTAPLPVKSIVLQAAVPKSMKVKLQPPSGTELSPFSPIQPPAAITQVMLLANPMKEKVRLRYKLTFALGEQLSTELGEVDQFPPVEQWGNL, translated from the exons ATGGGAGGCAGTGCAGGCCCTCACG AAGCACTGCCTGTACCAGTGAAGATGCCATGCTGCAGTCACAGCCACAGGGCAGAG GTGCTGGAGGCATGTATGAAGAACTGTGGCAGGAGACTTCATAATGAAGTGGGGAAGTTCCGGTTTTTGAATGAATTAATCAAAGTCGTCTCTCCAAAG tacttgggagacagggtGTCTGAAAAGGTGAAGACTAAGGTCATCGAGTTGCTTTTTAGCTGGACACTGGCCTTGCCGGAAGAAGCAAAGATCAAAGATGCCTACCATATGTTGAAGAGACAAG GCATAGTGCAGTCGGACCCCCCTATCCCCATGGACAGAACGCTGATCCCTTCTCCCCCACCTCGGCCCAAAAACCCCGTTTTTGATGATGAGGAGAAATCCAAG CTTTTAGCCAGGCTGCTGAAGAGCAAGAACCCAGACGACCTGCAAGAGGCCAACAGACTCATCAAGTCCATGGTGAAGGAA gatgaggcTCGCATCCAGAAAGTGACCAAGCGCCTACACACACTGGAGGAGGTTAACAACAATGTCAAGCTGCTCCACGAGATGCTGCTTCACTACAGCCAAGAGTGCTCGTCAGACGCCGACAAGGAGCTCATGAAG GAGCTCTTTGATCGTTGTGAGAATAAGAGGCGGACGCTGTTTAAACTTGCCAGCGAGACAGAGGACAATGACAACAGTTTGG GGGACATCCTGCAGGCCAGTGACAACCTGTCCAGGGTCATCAACTCTTACAAAACAATTATTGAAGGGCAGATGGTCAATGGTGAGGTGACCACGTCAACCATGCCTGACTCTGAAG GAAACAGTCACTGCAGTAACCAAGGCACCCTCATCGACCTTGCTGAGTTGGACACCCCCAGCAGCTCATCTCCGGCGTTGGCCCCACCCACCTCAGGcatccccatcctccctccacccccccaaaCCTCCGGGCCTCCACGAAGCCGTTCATCCAGCCAGGCTGAGGCTCCCCCAGGGTCTGACAGCACGAACAATGCCCTCTCCTTGCTGGATGAGGAGCTCCTCTGCTTAG GCCTTACTGACCCCGCCCCCACTGCTCCCAAAGAGTCACCTGGAAGTAGTCAGTGGCACCTGTTCCAG AATGAACCATCATCAGATCTGGACTTCTTCGGTCCCAGGCCAGTGCCTGCGGCCTCCTGCCCCTCAGATGGACCCCAGCTCCCTCCCCCAGTTTCTACCTCAAGTATGTCCCAAGCTCCACTGCCTGCTGCCTTCCCAGCTCCTGTGGTCCCAGCCAGTGCACCAACCCACAGCACTGGCTCCTTCATGTTCTCTTCTGGACCTGCCCCAGCCTTGGCTCCAAAGGCTGAGCCCAAAGGTCCAGAATACCCCAGTTCCAGCACCTCGCACCGCCTAGATGCCCTTGATCAGCTTCTGGAAGAGGCCAAAGT AACCTCAGGCTTGGTGAAACCTGTTTCTTGCTTCTCTCCTGGGCCCACTGCCTCCCCgctgctgcctgcctctgccccagccaGAACTCTCCTGCCCTTCTCCACTGGGCCCGGAAGCCCTCTCTTCCAGTCCCAAGGCAGCCCTCAGAAAGGCCCAGAGCTCTCCTTGGCCAGTGTCCATGTGCCCCTGGAATCGATCAAGCCTA GCAGTGCCCTTCCCGTGACAGCCTATGATAAAAATGGCTTCCGCATCCTTTTCCACTTTGCTAAGGAGTGTCCGCCAGGACGGCCTGATGTGCTGGTGGTAGTGGTTTCCATGCTGAATACGGCTCCCTTGCCAGTCAAGAGCATAGTGCTGCAGGCCGCAGTGCCCAAG tcaATGAAAGTGAAGTTGCAGCCACCCTCTGGGACAGAACTTTCCCCATTTAGTCCTATCCAGCCACCTGCAGCCATCACCCAGGTCATGCTACTGGCCAATCCAATGAAG GAAAAGGTGCGGCTTCGATATAAACTGACCTTTGCTTTGGGGGAGCAGCTGAGCACAGAACTGGGTGAAGTGGACCAgtttcctcctgtggagcagtGGGGGAACCTATGA
- the Gga3 gene encoding ADP-ribosylation factor-binding protein GGA3 isoform X4 — protein sequence MLKRQGIVQSDPPIPMDRTLIPSPPPRPKNPVFDDEEKSKLLARLLKSKNPDDLQEANRLIKSMVKEDEARIQKVTKRLHTLEEVNNNVKLLHEMLLHYSQECSSDADKELMKELFDRCENKRRTLFKLASETEDNDNSLGDILQASDNLSRVINSYKTIIEGQMVNGEVTTSTMPDSEGNSHCSNQGTLIDLAELDTPSSSSPALAPPTSGIPILPPPPQTSGPPRSRSSSQAEAPPGSDSTNNALSLLDEELLCLGLTDPAPTAPKESPGSSQWHLFQNEPSSDLDFFGPRPVPAASCPSDGPQLPPPVSTSSMSQAPLPAAFPAPVVPASAPTHSTGSFMFSSGPAPALAPKAEPKGPEYPSSSTSHRLDALDQLLEEAKVTSGLVKPVSCFSPGPTASPLLPASAPARTLLPFSTGPGSPLFQSQGSPQKGPELSLASVHVPLESIKPSSALPVTAYDKNGFRILFHFAKECPPGRPDVLVVVVSMLNTAPLPVKSIVLQAAVPKSMKVKLQPPSGTELSPFSPIQPPAAITQVMLLANPMKEKVRLRYKLTFALGEQLSTELGEVDQFPPVEQWGNL from the exons ATGTTGAAGAGACAAG GCATAGTGCAGTCGGACCCCCCTATCCCCATGGACAGAACGCTGATCCCTTCTCCCCCACCTCGGCCCAAAAACCCCGTTTTTGATGATGAGGAGAAATCCAAG CTTTTAGCCAGGCTGCTGAAGAGCAAGAACCCAGACGACCTGCAAGAGGCCAACAGACTCATCAAGTCCATGGTGAAGGAA gatgaggcTCGCATCCAGAAAGTGACCAAGCGCCTACACACACTGGAGGAGGTTAACAACAATGTCAAGCTGCTCCACGAGATGCTGCTTCACTACAGCCAAGAGTGCTCGTCAGACGCCGACAAGGAGCTCATGAAG GAGCTCTTTGATCGTTGTGAGAATAAGAGGCGGACGCTGTTTAAACTTGCCAGCGAGACAGAGGACAATGACAACAGTTTGG GGGACATCCTGCAGGCCAGTGACAACCTGTCCAGGGTCATCAACTCTTACAAAACAATTATTGAAGGGCAGATGGTCAATGGTGAGGTGACCACGTCAACCATGCCTGACTCTGAAG GAAACAGTCACTGCAGTAACCAAGGCACCCTCATCGACCTTGCTGAGTTGGACACCCCCAGCAGCTCATCTCCGGCGTTGGCCCCACCCACCTCAGGcatccccatcctccctccacccccccaaaCCTCCGGGCCTCCACGAAGCCGTTCATCCAGCCAGGCTGAGGCTCCCCCAGGGTCTGACAGCACGAACAATGCCCTCTCCTTGCTGGATGAGGAGCTCCTCTGCTTAG GCCTTACTGACCCCGCCCCCACTGCTCCCAAAGAGTCACCTGGAAGTAGTCAGTGGCACCTGTTCCAG AATGAACCATCATCAGATCTGGACTTCTTCGGTCCCAGGCCAGTGCCTGCGGCCTCCTGCCCCTCAGATGGACCCCAGCTCCCTCCCCCAGTTTCTACCTCAAGTATGTCCCAAGCTCCACTGCCTGCTGCCTTCCCAGCTCCTGTGGTCCCAGCCAGTGCACCAACCCACAGCACTGGCTCCTTCATGTTCTCTTCTGGACCTGCCCCAGCCTTGGCTCCAAAGGCTGAGCCCAAAGGTCCAGAATACCCCAGTTCCAGCACCTCGCACCGCCTAGATGCCCTTGATCAGCTTCTGGAAGAGGCCAAAGT AACCTCAGGCTTGGTGAAACCTGTTTCTTGCTTCTCTCCTGGGCCCACTGCCTCCCCgctgctgcctgcctctgccccagccaGAACTCTCCTGCCCTTCTCCACTGGGCCCGGAAGCCCTCTCTTCCAGTCCCAAGGCAGCCCTCAGAAAGGCCCAGAGCTCTCCTTGGCCAGTGTCCATGTGCCCCTGGAATCGATCAAGCCTA GCAGTGCCCTTCCCGTGACAGCCTATGATAAAAATGGCTTCCGCATCCTTTTCCACTTTGCTAAGGAGTGTCCGCCAGGACGGCCTGATGTGCTGGTGGTAGTGGTTTCCATGCTGAATACGGCTCCCTTGCCAGTCAAGAGCATAGTGCTGCAGGCCGCAGTGCCCAAG tcaATGAAAGTGAAGTTGCAGCCACCCTCTGGGACAGAACTTTCCCCATTTAGTCCTATCCAGCCACCTGCAGCCATCACCCAGGTCATGCTACTGGCCAATCCAATGAAG GAAAAGGTGCGGCTTCGATATAAACTGACCTTTGCTTTGGGGGAGCAGCTGAGCACAGAACTGGGTGAAGTGGACCAgtttcctcctgtggagcagtGGGGGAACCTATGA
- the Gga3 gene encoding ADP-ribosylation factor-binding protein GGA3 isoform X2, with protein MVSRCPQYKATNPSNRQEDWEYIIGFCDQINKELEGPQIAVRLLAHKIQSPQEWEAVQALTVLEACMKNCGRRLHNEVGKFRFLNELIKVVSPKYLGDRVSEKVKTKVIELLFSWTLALPEEAKIKDAYHMLKRQGIVQSDPPIPMDRTLIPSPPPRPKNPVFDDEEKSKLLARLLKSKNPDDLQEANRLIKSMVKEDEARIQKVTKRLHTLEEVNNNVKLLHEMLLHYSQECSSDADKELMKELFDRCENKRRTLFKLASETEDNDNSLGDILQASDNLSRVINSYKTIIEGQMVNGEVTTSTMPDSEGNSHCSNQGTLIDLAELDTPSSSSPALAPPTSGIPILPPPPQTSGPPRSRSSSQAEAPPGSDSTNNALSLLDEELLCLGLTDPAPTAPKESPGSSQWHLFQNEPSSDLDFFGPRPVPAASCPSDGPQLPPPVSTSSMSQAPLPAAFPAPVVPASAPTHSTGSFMFSSGPAPALAPKAEPKGPEYPSSSTSHRLDALDQLLEEAKVTSGLVKPVSCFSPGPTASPLLPASAPARTLLPFSTGPGSPLFQSQGSPQKGPELSLASVHVPLESIKPSSALPVTAYDKNGFRILFHFAKECPPGRPDVLVVVVSMLNTAPLPVKSIVLQAAVPKSMKVKLQPPSGTELSPFSPIQPPAAITQVMLLANPMKEKVRLRYKLTFALGEQLSTELGEVDQFPPVEQWGNL; from the exons ATGGTTTCCCGTTGTCCGCAGT aTAAAGCTACCAATCCTTCCAACCGCCAGGAAGACTGGGAATATATCATTGGTTTCTGTGATCAGATCAACAAAGAGCTTGAAGG GCCCCAGATTGCTGTGCGACTCCTGGCCCACAAGATCCAGTCTCCACAGGAATGGGAGGCAGTGCAGGCCCTCACG GTGCTGGAGGCATGTATGAAGAACTGTGGCAGGAGACTTCATAATGAAGTGGGGAAGTTCCGGTTTTTGAATGAATTAATCAAAGTCGTCTCTCCAAAG tacttgggagacagggtGTCTGAAAAGGTGAAGACTAAGGTCATCGAGTTGCTTTTTAGCTGGACACTGGCCTTGCCGGAAGAAGCAAAGATCAAAGATGCCTACCATATGTTGAAGAGACAAG GCATAGTGCAGTCGGACCCCCCTATCCCCATGGACAGAACGCTGATCCCTTCTCCCCCACCTCGGCCCAAAAACCCCGTTTTTGATGATGAGGAGAAATCCAAG CTTTTAGCCAGGCTGCTGAAGAGCAAGAACCCAGACGACCTGCAAGAGGCCAACAGACTCATCAAGTCCATGGTGAAGGAA gatgaggcTCGCATCCAGAAAGTGACCAAGCGCCTACACACACTGGAGGAGGTTAACAACAATGTCAAGCTGCTCCACGAGATGCTGCTTCACTACAGCCAAGAGTGCTCGTCAGACGCCGACAAGGAGCTCATGAAG GAGCTCTTTGATCGTTGTGAGAATAAGAGGCGGACGCTGTTTAAACTTGCCAGCGAGACAGAGGACAATGACAACAGTTTGG GGGACATCCTGCAGGCCAGTGACAACCTGTCCAGGGTCATCAACTCTTACAAAACAATTATTGAAGGGCAGATGGTCAATGGTGAGGTGACCACGTCAACCATGCCTGACTCTGAAG GAAACAGTCACTGCAGTAACCAAGGCACCCTCATCGACCTTGCTGAGTTGGACACCCCCAGCAGCTCATCTCCGGCGTTGGCCCCACCCACCTCAGGcatccccatcctccctccacccccccaaaCCTCCGGGCCTCCACGAAGCCGTTCATCCAGCCAGGCTGAGGCTCCCCCAGGGTCTGACAGCACGAACAATGCCCTCTCCTTGCTGGATGAGGAGCTCCTCTGCTTAG GCCTTACTGACCCCGCCCCCACTGCTCCCAAAGAGTCACCTGGAAGTAGTCAGTGGCACCTGTTCCAG AATGAACCATCATCAGATCTGGACTTCTTCGGTCCCAGGCCAGTGCCTGCGGCCTCCTGCCCCTCAGATGGACCCCAGCTCCCTCCCCCAGTTTCTACCTCAAGTATGTCCCAAGCTCCACTGCCTGCTGCCTTCCCAGCTCCTGTGGTCCCAGCCAGTGCACCAACCCACAGCACTGGCTCCTTCATGTTCTCTTCTGGACCTGCCCCAGCCTTGGCTCCAAAGGCTGAGCCCAAAGGTCCAGAATACCCCAGTTCCAGCACCTCGCACCGCCTAGATGCCCTTGATCAGCTTCTGGAAGAGGCCAAAGT AACCTCAGGCTTGGTGAAACCTGTTTCTTGCTTCTCTCCTGGGCCCACTGCCTCCCCgctgctgcctgcctctgccccagccaGAACTCTCCTGCCCTTCTCCACTGGGCCCGGAAGCCCTCTCTTCCAGTCCCAAGGCAGCCCTCAGAAAGGCCCAGAGCTCTCCTTGGCCAGTGTCCATGTGCCCCTGGAATCGATCAAGCCTA GCAGTGCCCTTCCCGTGACAGCCTATGATAAAAATGGCTTCCGCATCCTTTTCCACTTTGCTAAGGAGTGTCCGCCAGGACGGCCTGATGTGCTGGTGGTAGTGGTTTCCATGCTGAATACGGCTCCCTTGCCAGTCAAGAGCATAGTGCTGCAGGCCGCAGTGCCCAAG tcaATGAAAGTGAAGTTGCAGCCACCCTCTGGGACAGAACTTTCCCCATTTAGTCCTATCCAGCCACCTGCAGCCATCACCCAGGTCATGCTACTGGCCAATCCAATGAAG GAAAAGGTGCGGCTTCGATATAAACTGACCTTTGCTTTGGGGGAGCAGCTGAGCACAGAACTGGGTGAAGTGGACCAgtttcctcctgtggagcagtGGGGGAACCTATGA